The following coding sequences lie in one Haematobia irritans isolate KBUSLIRL chromosome 3, ASM5000362v1, whole genome shotgun sequence genomic window:
- the enok gene encoding histone acetyltransferase enoki mushroom has protein sequence MFDSTQEISLEVWQKWILDAISKIRSQKQRPSVQRICQAIGTHHKFHEDIVAEKLEQIVETGAVIKVYNKGLHSYKAPMAKRVVRVEKNTNLCKVVARAVHDLGECEGSSVKSIENYIQKFNTIELIGEADYKTVIKQSIKKAVEAGFLIQEGKLYKKGRSLTTPRNSNASVDIPVQIGNDVCKHCAGNAQKNLNGIPEPLSSCKQCGISLHTTCANIAAKCKTQSFVLLYMLVTKGSSWYCENCVKCACGKGNKGPCLLQCFVCQRNFHLNCLDTIPDKKPKHPYRCSACLKLNTDVFRMVKGKDSQKKLVLAKNRNSTSTAVAGKQMTSLSPNSRANLSDNSLTTPNSSPDKYWPVTKTKVAKTTPVKIPNNAFDMASPSSLAKMRQHSADVEDAFKQHLSAYHHETSLKTMKGRKRTLSNLSSSSSSSDSDEEQNNEDRENDDTTSSDSCSSTTSSGSDSSESSSDSSDCDDNDDDNDDDDYDSENSESKSNAMLAQIYKKQKCEGLLNASSPMAKHLSLVQPQKEEEWGFAAVAKSHPDIFASGSTSATTTTATAAVTNNDMMSNLKPVKRKLTDHFSKLTTEEPKEQKPAGADSHVTRQQTPPQTQTEPPKKISPTSNNVANDPKPSMEEPKAEKEPIKRIASPSNVIAEQKPTQMMIKYKPKPAPTVGGSTGASQPIEHQPLQKKAVLLKSMPLEKKPAPKPTEEDDDDIPYLSQTNIIKYKMMEDIDIAKSQEKPEIPAKEAEEKHPWEVTPDENPFDSQPLPNGVSQADYDIYKKIRERARKTIAGAMESPSKLITKPTFVNANSERCPGSIEIGKWHIETWYSSPFPQEYARLTKLYLCEFCLKYTKSRSVLDRHQNKCTWKQPPGTEIYRHQDLSVFEVDGNINKIYCQNLCLLAKLFLDHKTLYYDVEPFLFYVLTKNDVKGCHLVGYFSKEKHCAQKYNVSCILTMPQFQRQGFGRFLIDFSYLLSREEGQLGTPEKPLSDLGRLSYFSYWKSIILEYMYDHRNDKKMTFNEIAAETGLTVVDIALALELLNFIKLRKNEDDIHYHINIRVDWKRVNDHHEKLLRQNNRIHIEPERLRWSPLLTHVKNQSLDISGRQSLSPRKNVMKMVDESKKSSPGNNYSSTQKQHKVPAADAVKEQSSKATKEKAPQTEDVEEHLNLKTETNNISQLHDEDEGVQKVDNCDASLFQEQHEPDSQQSPALKRKRSSQQSPCPMEIEPAKNEKEEMLNENMDNYATESMDICPPNESTVCITPAEKTIEECSAVKTENSDTGKTSSSRSQRLANRKHHGATALPPLKRKHDELSDDETENSMEISPTIVEKAEIEEDIPRGEQTAKEQNNEAKKNEPTRLEEEETKKVPPIVAVEEEKDNTVSETLVEPKNDKRVPNLFPKLRAKNSGKLTEELSNDTEAVDAIAKDVVTQIEAHVAESSPGKQGAEKEAVPEPEVVKTSPVKIEYNVPCLSKSTEVASDALTNVHVKSSIESDEKVLEAVAKKTKKSLFNDNDSKIIKPEVEATPNAITNPTEENKSKVESPLKIKQSEAINENNIGNASVPAANSLQSQDHVTKAQESKSSGNDEEASKKIEHANVSVIEENKSKLETQDTKSIPSCPPNVDTKPSPSESHTQSPSAIVEKKVKPELTKEPELLKTEQLSPAPKNISPINETAANAVMEPVITVNQFALSSNQDKSQMVNKSVADKPASESKPQEKVSKTPILPASSTNPLNIVSNIKPEIIQPMLVVPDLKKEHQINKSPIKIPTATNLLDTKPPMASTESQMPQTATTAATITSTNSQLSQHGTSSADLRAQQTFQQQQAAAAVAAVAAVAAATIPNVSAIQQSSSSYSKATTDKYKCKTDKSIDYIGGASEKHTSHEKHSKASTKSSKSETKGMETKAKMTHGTREKQQEQQNKMNVQNQAVKGLHGNIQIKEEDSRLLQATMSAAAAAAGANAASNVHDKLHFKPTTDHNLNTMDLNKIAPQFPLSNYQQYWQWDYYGYNLSHLDATAQKNQNKFHKDLATTMAYNNFTQNLYQSANLAMQHHAHQQHIQQQQQQQHQPQPQHHPKDKMKAERKTSPLKKEDAMKTAAASAVDLNSHGLYGQSTAGAGSSSIKNRSQLDHIRSMNQNASSTTKYQQQQTANLLSQQMHQQQQQQQQASCQKVKPEQGNNSNATSNNNDDGKMKSGNSSNNSQNTGQQQTTTVSPEITSPMMYNNENSGNNNGSNPNQSGGNNNPNNSGGATTGSGNNSNASAMHHYANECGLSVPLGMDSPASIASDITQNSSDVSNSVHMQQQHQFTNCSMQNQGTNTPMHMAISHIQQQQQQQQSNMNINNQNLNNLGNQQQQQHNTQQQNRKLNQNENAASSGNNVQQRSTTPKLMRNTNSSSSNAHRQSKQQQQQQQQQQQQALNNNLAQQQQQQQQQQALGNHNSQNNNSEQQAQQEQLHNIQQFAQLNAHAHHQNMQGGGGGGGGGAGGNSDNLYISHLGQNYSSNSSNSYDISSMPAVIQQRMSLNSAINSHAGSVRVEQPSPSCAVNNFYLQNNLNSNESINNTSRVPISIPSGGSSSGSTTANDHLNQQQQQQQQQQQQQQTRAESLPSAQSGSAAVVGNLSSLSRLQQLTNGLDIPPCNTSPIGQVDMTPPPQHGIGNNSMTPPPHLIVPQNRNLNTSPNMLQSQMASLQYHHKYYPGNMNIAPITTTSQASISRSVRNTASAPIQHISSSPSTSSPNSSRAANVHIAPNLMTPYSAINGYRMSPQQAAASSSYSTGGEYPNSQIPMQMGVMNMQSQYQDACAIQRAAQQNPMYSTYSPYIPLNAPMRR, from the exons ATGTTTGACTCGACCCAGGAAATCAGTTTGGAAGTATGGCAAAAATGGATCTTAGATGCCATATCGAAAATTCGTTCTCAAAAGCAGAGGCCCAGTGTGCAACGAATATGCCAGGCCATTGGGACACATCACAAGTTCCACGAGGACATTGTGGCCGAAAAGTTGGAACAGATTGTAGAGACCGGGGCTGTTATAAAAGTTTACAATAAAGGTCTGCATTCTTACAAAGCGCCTATGGCCAAAAGAGTAGTGCGTGTTGAAAAGAATACAAACCTATGCAAGGTAGTTGCAAGAGCTGTCCACGATTTGGGAGAATGTGAGGGTTCCAGTGTGAAGAGTATTGAGAACTACATACAGAAATTCAATACTATCGAACTGATAGGAGAGGCCGATTACAAGACGGTTATAAAGCAGTCCATAAAAAAGGCTGTAGAGGCAGGTTTTCTCATACAGGAAGGGAAACTCTATAAGAAGGGTCGTTCATTGACAACGCCGAGAAATTCCAATGCTTCCGTCGATATACCAGTGCAAATT GGTAATGATGTCTGCAAGCATTGTGCGGGTAATGCCCAGAAAAATTTGAATGGCATTCCAGAACCTTTGAGTTCATGCAAACAGTGTGGCATTTCATTGCATACCACATGCGCCAATATTGCCGCCAAATGTAAGACACAATCatttgttttactttatatgCTGGTCACCAAAGGCAGTTCATGGTATtgtgaaaattgtgtgaaatgtGCATGTGGAAAGGGCAATAAAGGACCATGTCTATTACAATGTTTTGTGTGTCAAAGAAATTTCCATTTGAATTGTTTGGACACAATACCAGATAAGAAACCTAAGCATCCTTATAGGTGCAGTGCTTGCTTGAAGTTGAACACCGATGTTTTTCGCATGGTTAAAGGCAAAGATTCGCAGAAAAAACTGGTCTTGGCCAAGAATAG aaattctacTTCTACAGCAGTAGCTGGTAAGCAAATGACCTCTCTATCACCGAACTCCCGGGCTAATCTGAGCGATAACTCATTGACAACCCCCAATAGTTCACCGGACAAATACTGGCCAGTCACCAAGACCAAGGTGGCTAAAACTACACCAGTTAAAATACCCAACAATGCCTTTGATATGGCCAGCCCCTCATCGCTGGCTAAGATGAGGCAACATAGTGCCGATGTGGAAGATGCCTTTAAACAACATCTCTCAGCATATCATCATGAGACTTCGTTGAAAACGATGAAAGGCCGCAAGAGAACTCTTTCGAATTTATCTTCTTCAAGCTCTTCCAGCGATAGTGATGAAGAGCAAAACAATGAAGATCGGGAAAATGATGATACCACTTCATCGGATTCATGTTCCTCGACCACAAGTAGTGGCTCCGATTCTTCCGAGAGTAGCAGCGATAGTTCTGATTGTGACGATAACGATGATGATAACGATGATGATGACTATGATTCTGAAAATAGTGAATCCAAGTCCAATGCCATGTTGGCTCAAATCTACAAAAAACAGAAATGTGAAGGTTTGCTTAATGCCTCATCGCCAATGGCAAAACATTTAAGTTTGGTTCAACCGCAAAAGGAAGAGGAATGGGGTTTTGCAGCTGTGGCCAAAAGTCATCCGGATATATTTGCTAGTGGTTCTACAAGTGCCACCACAACAACGGCAACGGCGGCAGTAACAAATAATGACATGATGAGCAATTTGAAGCCAGTTAAGAGAAAGCTCACAGACCATTTTTCTAAGCTAACCACAGAAGAGCCAAAAGAACAGAAGCCTGCAGGTGCAGATAGCCATGTAACTCGGCAACAAACGCCACCGCAAACACAGACGGAGCCGCCCAAAAAAATATCTCCAACTTCAAATAATGTGGCAAATGATCCAAAACCCAGCATGGAAGAACCAAAGGCCGAGAAAGAACCAATAAAAAGAATAGCATCACCTAGCAATGTGATAGCGGagcaaaaacccacccaaatgaTGATTAAATATAAACCCAAACCAGCACCTACAGTCGGAGGGAGTACTGGGGCCAGTCAACCCATAGAACATCAGCCATTACAAAAGAAAGCTGTACTCCTGAAGTCTATGCCGCTTGAGAAGAAACCTGCTCCCAAACCTACTGAAGAGGACGATGATGATATACCGTATTTGTctcaaacaaacataataaaatataaaatgatgGAAGATATTGATATCGCAAAGAGTCAGGAAAAACCAGAAATTCCGGCAAAGGAGGCAGAGGAAAAACATCCTTGGGAAGTAACCCCTGATGAGAATCCGTTTGATTCGCAACCTCTGCCAAATGGGGTTTCCCAAGCGGATTATGATATTTACAAAAAGATTAGGGAAAGGGCTCGCAAAACTATTGCTGGTGCAATGGAGAGTCCCAGTAAATTGatcacaaaacccacatttgtTAATGCTAATTCAGAACGTTGTCCTGGATCGATAGAAATTGGCAAGTGGCATATAGAGACTTGGTATTCCAGTCCATTCCCACAAGAATACGCAAG attaacaaaattgtatttatgcgaattttgcttaaaatACACAAAGAGTCGCTCTGTCTTGGATCGCCATCAGAATAAATGCACATGGAAGCAACCTCCCGGTACCGAAATCTATCGTCATCAGGATTTATCCGTGTTCGAGGTTGATGGCAACATtaacaaaatatattgtcaaaatttatgtctattggCTAAGTTGTTCCTGGATCATAAGACTTTGTATTATGATGTAGAACCCTTTCTATTCTACGTTCTAACGAAAAACGACGTTAAAGGATGTCACTTGGTGGGATATTTCTCTAAGGAGAAGCATTGTGCCCAAAAATACAATGTGTCTTGTATACTGACTATGCCGCAGTTTCAGCGTCAGGGTTTTGGCCGTTTTCTGATTGATTTCAGCTATCTCTTAAGCAGAGAGGAGGGTCAATTAGGCACTCCGGAAAAGCCTCTATCTGACTTAGGGCGTCTGTCGTATTTCTCCTATTGGAAATCCATTATTTTGGAGTATATGTATGACCATAGGAACGATAAGAAAAtgacatttaatgaaattgccgCCGAAACTGGCCTGACCGTAGTTGACATTGCTTTGGCCTTAGAGCTTTTGAACTTCATAAAGCTTAGAAAAAATGAAGATGACATACATTACCACATCAATATTAGAGTTGATTGGAAGCGTGTTAACGATCATCATGAAAAGCTTCTAAGACAAAATAATCGTATCCATATAGAACCTGAAAGACTTAGATGGAGCCCCTTGTTGACGCATGTCAAAAACCAATCTTTAGATATTTCGGGAAGACAAAGTCTATCTCCTCGTAAAAATGTGATGAAAATGGTGGATGAGTCGAAGAAATCATCACCCGGAAATAATTACAGCTCTACACAAAAACAGCATAAAGTTCCAGCTGCAGACGCAGTTAAAGAGCAATCATCGAAGGCTACAAAGGAAAAGGCTCCACAAACTGAAGACGTTGAGGAGCATTTAAACTTGAAAACGGAGACTAACAACATATCCCAATTGCACGATGAAGACGAAGGCGTTCAGAAAGTGGATAATTGTGATGCCAGTTTATTTCAAGAACAACATGAACCAGACAGTCAACAAAGTCCAGCATTAAAGCGCAAGCGTTCCTCCCAACAGAGTCCGTGTCCTATGGAAATAGAACCTGCAAAAAACGAGAAGGAGGAGATGTTAAACGAGAATATGGACAATTATGCCACCGAAAGTATGGACATCTGTCCCCCAAACGAATCAACCGTTTGTATAACACCTGCTGAGAAGACTATAGAAGAATGTAGTGCAGTAAAAACTGAAAATTCTGATACAGGAAAAACTTCATCGAGCCGTTCTCAACGTTTAGCGAATCGTAAACATCATGGCGCCACCGCTTTACCCCCTTTGAAGAGAAAACACGATGAGTTGTCAGACGACGAGACTGAAAACAGCATGGAAATATCACCGACAATAGTGGAAAAGGCGGAGATTGAAGAAGATATCCCAAGGGGTGAACAAACTGCAAAAGAACAGAATAATGAGGCTAAAAAGAACGAGCCAACACGTTTAGAGGAAGAAGAGACGAAAAAAGTACCACCAATTGTTGCTGTTGAGGAAGAGAAAGATAACACAGTTAGCGAAACATTGGTGGAACCAAAAAATGATAAGCGTGTACcgaatttatttccaaaattgaGAGCTAAAAATTCTGGTAAGCTAACAGAGGAGTTATCTAACGACACGGAGGCTGTAGATGCTATAGCTAAGGACGTGGTTACACAAATCGAAGCCCATGTTGCAGAATCTAGTCCTGGCAAACAAGGTGCTGAAAAGGAAGCAGTCCCTGAACCAGAAGTTGTAAAGACATCGCCGGTAAAAATTGAATATAATGTCCCCTGTTTATCCAAATCCACAGAGGTGGCCTCAGACGCCTTGACCAATGTTCATGTGAAATCATCAATTGAAAGTGACGAAAAAGTTCTTGAGGCTGTGGCTAAGAAAACGAAGAAATCACTCTTCAACGATAATGATAGTAAAATTATCAAACCAGAAGTTGAGGCAACACCAAATGCAATTACCAACCCAACTGaagaaaataaatcaaaagtAGAATCGCCGTTGAAAATTAAACAATCAGAagcaataaatgaaaataatattggaAATGCTTCCGTTCCTGCAGCAAATTCGCTACAATCCCAAGACCATGTCACAAAAGCGCAGGAATCGAAATCTTCTGGCAACGACGAAGAAGCTTCAAAAAAGATTGAACACGCCAATGTCTCGGTAATAGAggaaaataaatcgaaattgGAAACCCAAGATACAAAGAGTATACCCTCATGTCCTCCTAATGTCGATACAAAGCCTTCACCAAGTGAGTCTCACACACAATCGCCATCCGCTATAGTGGAAAAGAAAGTTAAACCGGAACTCACAAAGGAACCTGAACTTCTTAAAACTGAACAATTGTCACCGGCTCCAAAAAACATTAGTCCCATCAATGAGACAGCCGCCAATGCGGTCATGGAACCTGTAATTACCGTAAATCAATTTGCACTGTCCTCTAATCAAGATAAATCCCAAATGGTGAATAAATCTGTTGCGGACAAACCAGCAAGTGAAAGCAAGCCTCAGGAAAAGGTGTCCAAAACACCTATACTGCCTGCTAGTAGCACAAATCCATTAAATATTGTCTCAAATATCAAACCAGAAATCATACAACCGATGTTAGTGGTACCGGATTTAAAAAAGGAACATCAAATCAATAAGAGCCCCATTAAAATTCCTACTGCAACAAATTTGTTGGACACTAAGCCACCCATGGCATCCACGGAGTCGCAAATGCCTCAGACGGCAACGACCGCGGCCACCATCACTTCCACCAATTCGCAATTAAGTCAACATGGAACGAGTTCTGCTGACTTGAGAGCACAGCAAACTTTTCAGCAACAACAAGCAGCTGCAGCAGTGGCCGCTGTAGCCGCCGTAGCTGCTGCAACTATTCCAAACGTTTCCGCAATTCAACAATCTTCTTCAAGCTACTCCAAAGCTACCACGGACAAATATAAATGTAAAACGGATAAATCCATCGATTACATTGGCGGTGCAAGCGAGAAACATACATCCCATGAAAAGCATAGTAAAGCATCCACCAAGTCCAGTAAATCCGAAACAAAAGGCATGGAAACAAAGGCCAAAATGACACATGGAACGAGAGAGAAACAACAGGAACAGCAAAATAAAATGAACGTACAAAACCAAGCCGTCAAAGGCTTGCATGGaaacatacaaataaaagaaGAGGATTCCAGACTTTTACAGGCAACTATGTCAgcagctgctgctgctgctggagCCAATGCTGCTAGCAATGTGCACGATAAACTTCACTTTAAGCCAACGACTGACCACAATCTTAATACTATGGATTTGAATAAAATTGCTCCACAGTTTCCTCTATCCAATTATCAGCAGTATTGGCAGTGGGATTATTACGGTTATAATTTGTCCCACTTAGATGCTACTGCACAAAAGAATCAGAATAAATTCCACAAAGATTTGGCCACTACAATGGCCTATAATAATTTCACACAAAATCTGTATCAGTCCGCCAATTTGGCCATGCAACATCATGCCCATCAGCAGcatatacaacaacaacagcagcagcagcatcaaCCACAGCCTCAACATCATCCCAAGGACAAAATGAAAGCCGAACGTAAAACAAGTCCCTTGAAGAAAGAGGATGCCATGAAAACGGCAGCCGCATCAGCAGTTGATCTTAATAGTCATGGCCTATATGGACAAAGCACTGCGGGTGCAGGTTCTTCTTCTATAAAAAACCGATCTCAATTGGATCATATACGTTCCATGAATCAGAATGCTTCGTCTACGACTAAATATCAGCAACAGCAAACGGCAAATTTGCTAAGCCAGCAAATGCAccagcaacagcaacagcaacaacaggcATCTTGCCAAAAAGTTAAACCTGAACAGGGTAACAATTCCAATGCAACGTCAAACAACAATGACGATGGCAAAATGAAATCGGGAAACTCTTCAAATAATTCCCAAAATACCGGACAGCAGCAGACTACAACAGTTAGTCCCGAAATAACATCTCCAATGAtgtacaataatgaaaattctggCAACAATAATGGTTCGAATCCCAATCAGAGTGGTGGTAATAATAATCCCAATAATAGTGGAGGAGCTACGACTGGTAGCGGCAATAATAGCAATGCGTCTGCAATGCATCACTATGCTAATGAATGTGGTCTTAGTGTACCACTTGGTATGGATTCACCAGCGAGTATTGCTAGTGACATTACTCAAAACTCATCGGACGTTTCCAATAGCGTTCATATGCAACAACAGCATCAATTTACAAATTGTTCAATGCAAAATCAGGGAACCAATACACCCATGCATATGGCGATTTCCCAcatacagcagcagcagcagcaacaacaaagtAACATGAATATTAATAATCAAAATCTTAACAATTTGGgcaaccaacaacaacagcagcacaaTACACAGCAACAGAATCGGAAATTAAATCAA aatgAAAATGCCGCGTCCAGTGGTAATAACGTTCAACAGAGGTCAACAACACCGAAACttatgagaaatacgaattcatCATCATCGAATGCACACAGGCAGtcgaagcaacaacaacagcaacagcagcagcaacaacaacaggctCTAAATAATAATTTGgctcagcagcagcagcaacaacagcaacaacaggcTTTAGGAAATCATAACAgtcagaataataattctgaacAACAAGCACAGCAGGAACAATTGCATAATATCCAACAATTTGCCCAGCTTAATGCACATGCTCATCATCAAAATATGCAAGGAGGAGGCGGCGGAGGTGGCGGTGGAGCTGGTGGTAATTCCGACAATTTATATATTTCACATTTGGGACAAAATTATTCCAGTAACTCTAGTAATTCGTATGACATATCATCGATGCCGGCTGTTATACAGCAACGAATGTCCTTGAACAGTGCTATCAACTCGCATGCTGGTTCGGTGCGTGTTGAACAACCATCGCCCTCGTGTGCTGTTAATAATTTctatttgcaaaataatttaaattccaaTGAATCGATTAATAATACATCCCGAGTGCCTATATCTATACCATCGGGTGGTTCCTCGTCTGGCTCAACGACGGCCAATGATCATTTGAaccagcaacagcagcagcaacagcaacagcagcagcaacagcaaacAAGAGCCGAATCGCTACCCAGTGCCCAATCTGGATCGGCAGCTGTGGTTGGTAATCTAAGTAGCCTGTCAAGATTGCAACAGTTAACCAATGGCTTGGACATACCGCCATGTAATACTTCTCCTATTGGTCAGGTCGATATGACACCACCACCGCAGCACGGCATTGGAAACAATTCAATGACTCCACCACCGCATCTTATTGTACCGCAGAATCGTAATCTGAACACTTCTCCCAATATGCTGCAATCTCAAATGGCCTCATTGCAGTATCATCACAAATACTATCCCGGAAATATGAATATAGCACCCATAACAACTACTTCACAGGCAAGCATAAGCCGTTCCGTACGCAATACGGCTTCGGCTCCCATACAACACATTTCGTCGTCGCCGTCTACTTCGTCACCGAACAGCAGTCGAGCGGCTAATGTACATATAGCACCTAATCTGATGACACCCTATAGTGCCATCAATGGCTATCGCATGTCACCGCAGCAAGCAGCAGCCTCCTCTAGCTATTCCACTGGTGGTGAATATCCAAATtcacaaatacccatgcaaatggGTGTGATGAATATGCAATCTCAATATCAGGATGCTTGCGCCATACAAAGAGCGGCCCAACAGAATCCTATGTATTCCACATATTCCCCATATATACCGCTGAATGCGCCGATGAGAAGATAA